In Camelina sativa cultivar DH55 chromosome 16, Cs, whole genome shotgun sequence, a single window of DNA contains:
- the LOC104750107 gene encoding heavy metal-associated isoprenylated plant protein 3-like — protein sequence MENVFCECYRDHVEAEEKKQKKQNTPVTVVLKVDMHCDGCIARIVRLARRLEGVETVRPEPVLNKLTLIGFMEDPVKTAEKLQKKSKKKVELISPKPKKETKEKDEKKSNDNKTQTVVAVTTVVLKLNCSCDGCIKRIYKTIRNTKGVYQVKMDKEKETVTVMGAMDVKNVTEDVKRKLKKTVHVVPEKKKKEKDNAEGITKVGSPFLPCYGCTHGFGPYRFPEGPMTGFFSEEDQSFCSVM from the exons ATGGAGAATGTGTTTTGTGAATGTTACAGAGATCATGTTGAAGCTgaggagaagaagcagaagaaacagaacacgcCAGTCACCGTTGTTCTTAAGGTTGATATGCACTGTGATGGTTGTATCGCTCGAATCGTACGATTGGCTCGTCGTTTGGAAG GAGTTGAAACAGTGAGGCCAGAACCTGTTTTGAACAAGCTGACTCTGATTGGGTTTATGGAGGATCCAGTGAAGACTGCTGAGAAACTgcagaagaagagcaagaagaaggtGGAGCTTATATCTCctaaaccaaagaaagaaaccaaagagaAGGATGAGAAAAAGTCTAATGATAATAAGACTCAGACTGTG GTTGCTGTGACTACAGTGGTACTGAAGCTGAATTGCTCATGTGATGGCTGTATCAAGAGGATTTACAAGACTATCCGTAACACCAAAG GAGTGTATCAGGTCAAAATGGACAAGGAGAAGGAAACGGTAACAGTCATGGGGGCGATGGATGTTAAGAATGTGACAGAGGATGTGAAACGTAAGCTGAAGAAAACAGTCCACGTCGTgcctgagaagaagaagaaagagaaagacaatGCAGAGGGAATCACCAAAGTCGGGTCTCCGTTTCTACCTTGTTATGGTTGCACTCATGGGTTTGGGCCTTACCGGTTCCCAGAAGGCCCAAT